The Osmerus eperlanus chromosome 1, fOsmEpe2.1, whole genome shotgun sequence genome includes the window TACTGTAAGGAGACATGAGAAGGCTGGGCGGGCAGGGAATATGTGAACGTTTCTACAAGTGGAGGTTCTAGACTATttcaactgggggggggggggggggggcaagctggggccagttgtactgttagaggggccagttacatgaAACATTATTGTTATCATATCGTTTTCTTCACTGCAGGCACTAACAGGCAAAAGACCATGTTTATAATAATTCTACAGTTTCTTCTAAGTTTTTTGTGGTTTCTTGCAAAAAGAACATGATCGcaaaaatgtattatgtaatATTTATTTCAGACAAGATTTAAGGAGGCCACAAGGGGGTCTCAGCTTGTTGTCCCAGGGCCACTGCCCCCCATCAGAACCACCCCTGCGGCTGTAAACACACTTCAGTCCACTCGTGTTTGACTGAAACATCGAAACTCTCAAAACCAGCACGCTAATCTCCACCAGTGACATTCAGACCACCCCGACGGGGTTGAATCCAATctctcatccaccctcctctgcaGACTCCTCTAACTGGCTGATCCACCCTCCTCTGCAGACTCCTCTAACTGGCTGATCCACCCTCCTCTGCAGACTCCTCTAACTGGCTGATCCACCCTCCTCTGCAGACTCCTCTAACTGGCTGATCAGGGAGGAAGACTGCCAAGCCATGACGCAGCCTGgtgacctgcctccctgcctctcttcccacGCCTATTAGCCGTGTTTCCTTTCCCGTGCCCAGCTAATCCCGCTGTCGTCCCCTGGTCCGACTCCAGCCGCCCCGCGGGGTAATCCCCAGGCCCAGGTCACCTTGTGTGGGCGTGCCTCTCTAACCCGTCGGAAAACAGTCGAAACGGGCCAGCATCAATTGTCTTCAACCTTGAGCTCAAGCCATCCTAGTTCAACAGAGAATTAATGCGCTGTGCTTGTGTTGAGCTATAAAGATGGGATGCCATAAATAAGGTTGGTGAAATGTGCTTTTATAAATAATTACTTCCTGTTGCCTGTCGGTATTGCTGTCTGCTGAGTGGGTTGGACTGGGGTCAGGCGACTCAAGGTTGTTGTTTAGTTTAATTTGTGGTCAACTATCCTAACATCGCAGTTTAGATTAGTTCCTGTTTCTGTTAGACTGCCATGGGGGTGTAACAGCCTGGGTATTCCTACCTGGGGTTCCTGGTGCACCTCTGGGTCCATCTGAGGGCTGATTAAGGGGAACAGCATCACCCGGTCTCCCCTCCTGATCTGGAACTCCTGGCCGTCTGCCATCCTCAGAGCCttcccctgcagtacctccctggtgaTGAAGGGGGCGGCGGTGAGCCGCAGAGCCTCCTCCAGGGCGCTGTCTGGGACggccaggagagaggaagacaggcaggaagCTCAGCAGGTCGTGTGAGGTAACGGTCAAGAGGCTTCGTAGGACTGTCGCAGATGTTTATCCCTTGTGTTGGGGTTGTGCCATCAGGATGTCCAAtgaaacttgtgtgtgtgtgtcatttacatttagtcatttagcagacgctcttatccatagcgacttacagtaagtacagggacattctccccaaggcaagtagggtgaagtgccttgcccaaggacacaacgtcagttggcatgaccgggaatcgaactggcaaccttcagattactagcccgcttccctcaccgctcagccacctgacgccccattCTTAAACATCCACACCCTCCCCAAACACTCTCACCTTTCCTtaacacccccaccacacccttcctaaacacccccaccacacccttcctaaacacccccaccacacccttcctaaacacccccaccatctcctcctgcaaCATGCATGAGTCCATCACTCACCAAACACAGGGGTGTTCTGCAGACGGTCCACCAGAGGGGGCTGTTGAGCCGTGCTCTGCCTCAGGGGAGCCaggctctccagctctctcctcaCCGCCCCCAGGGCCTCGGGGTGGCTGAGCAGGAAGCCCAGGAGCCAGAATGCGGCGGGGCCGACGTTACCCTGACAATGGAGAATGATTGACATGACGGCAGTGCCATGGCTGACTGCTGCGCCGCTGCCATGGAGGCGGTGTGACAGAGGGGCAGGTGACGCTTACGTAACCAGACAGGAGAACATCACATCACTTTGCAATCCGGCTCACGACCGCGATTTCCAGTctctcaaccatccatccatccatccatcatcttccgcttgtccgggggtcgggtcgcgggggcagcaacctaagcagggaggcccagactttcctctccccggccacttccaccagctcttcctgggggaccccgaggcgttcccaggccagccgagagacatagtccctccagcgtgtcctgggtcttccccagggcctcttcccagtgggacgtgcccagaacacctcaccagggaggcgtccaggaggcatccttatcagatgcccgagccacctcaactggcccctctcgacgcggaggagcagcggttctactctgagcccctcccggatgaccgagcttctcaccctatctctaagggagagcccggacaccctgcggagaaaactaatttcggccgcttgtattcgcgatctcgttctttcggtcactacccacagttcgtgaccataggtgagggtaggaacgtagatcgactggtaaatagagagctttgcctttcgactcagctccttcttcaccacaacggaccgatgcagagcccgcatcactgcggacgccgcaccgatccgcctgtcgatctcgcgctccatccttccctcactcgtgaacaagaccccgagatacttgaactcctccgcttgggacaagatctcctccccgacccggagattgcactccacctttttccggtcgataaccatggcctcagatttggaggtgctgattcccatcccagccgcttcgcattcggttgcgaaccgctccagtgagagctggaggtcacggcccgatgaagccaacaggaccacatcatccgcaaaaagcagcgacccgatcctgaggtccccaaaccggaccccctcaacgccctggctgcgcctagaaattctgtccatataagttatgaacagaatcggtgacaaagggcagccctggcggagtccaaccctcaccgggaacaagttcgacttactaccggcaatgcggaccaaactctggcaccggtcgtacagggaccgaacagccccgatcagggagtccggtaccccgtactcccggagcaccccccacatgagccctcgagggacacggtcgaacgccttttccaaatccacaaaacatgtgtagactggttgggcgaactcccatgcaccctccagaaccctgccgagggtatagagctggtccacagttccacggccaggacgaaaacaacattgctcctcctgaatccaaggttcgacaatccgacggaccctcctctccagcacccctgaatagactttcccagggaggctgaggagtgtgatccccctaaagttggagcacaccctccggcccccctttttaaagaggggaaccaccaccccggtctgccagtccagaggcactgtccctgatgtccacgcaatgttgcagagtcgtgccaaccaagacagccctacaacatccagagccttaaggaactccgggcggacctcatccaccccaggggccttgccaccgcggagcttttcaaccacctcggcgacctcagccccagagatagaagggcccccccaatgtccccagactctgcctccacgtcggaacgcgtgttggtgggattaaggaggtcttcaaagtattccttccaccgatccaggacgtcccccatcgaggtcagcagcgcaccatccccaccatatacagcgttgacagtgcactgcttccccctcctgagtcgccagatggtggtccagaaccttttcgaagccgttcggaagtcattctccatggcctcgccgaactcctcccacgcccgggtttttgcctccgcgaccgccaaagccgcattccgcttggcctgccggtacacatcagctgcctctggagtcctaccagccaacaaagtccgataggcctccttcttcagcttgacggcttccctcacctccggcgtccaccaccgagtccgagggttaccgccgcgacatgcaccgaccgccttgcgtccgcagctccggtcagccgcctcaacaatggaggcccggaacatggcccattcggactcaatgtccccggcctcccccgagacatggtcgaagctctcccggaggtgggggTGGTCTCTCAACcaatttatcttttttttttttgtctttcctCATTGTTTACTTTGTTCAATTAGCGAACAGAAGCTGTTGGCGGTTATGGAATACCACAGTTCCCTGGCTCTGGTGTTTAGAGATGTGCTGATTGAAGCCAGACTCCTTTAAGACTTGTGTTCTGGATATCCTCAAGACCCCAGGGCCAGTAGTAACGGTTTTAAGGGTTTCCTTAAAAAGGAAAGTAGTAACGGTTTTAAGGGTTTCCTTAAAAAGGAAAGCTGTCGGAAGCCGAGGAAGTGCTGAGGAAGGAACATGAGGGCAAACTGGGCTTCACAGCCATCTGCCTTGAATTACAACATGTCAAATGAAAAAACACATTTAGCGCCTCCAGCTCTCTCCGAACGTCTGTGTAGCGTTTATTACCGTGGTTACCGTGGTTTAGAAAAGATAAGCAAGTGCAAAATACATTTGGTACGCcaagataaatatatatatatttttttttaatttgaaCTCCTACTTGGAGAACCAGTTTTGAGTCATGTTCATAAGATAAACAGACGATCTTAAGGCCACTGATGACAGTAGTGAAGTCAAGGAGCTTCTAAGACTGTTTGTGTCCCATCCTCCATTAGTTGCATATTCATTTAACTTCTCTAAACTAACATATGAGGAACCAGTAAAACTCATAAATGTTGCAATCAGGTGGAAAGCCAAAGACCGACATATTCTACATCTTAAAAGCTGGGTAACAAGCCTTTAAGGAACCACAAACCAATAACTGGTTAGTATTTACTATCAGATTAACAGGCTTTCCTAGGCTTCAATGTGGTGAGAGGATACACCCGTGTGGTAGGAAATGGGAACTGCACTAACTGAAATCAACCTATTCTCTGATCATGTACTTTCAGAAGCAAACTTTTTAGCTGCGTGATAAAAGGTCCTGAAAGAGATCCGAGCTGGTCGCCATGGTGACTTTAGAACAACCCGGTTGATAATGAGTCAGTCTACAGTGACGCTTCAGTGCACTGCCCTGTTCCACTCATGTACTCATTCTGTTTCTGTTTTTCGAAAAACAAACGAAGACAAAAACAAGAGGGTGAAGGTGTGCCTCTGTCACGTCACGTCTCTGTCACGCCATCAAATGTAACCTCTGTCTTTTCAGAGTGTATTTGTTGTGTTTGGCACGGCCAGTTTCCAGGAGTTCCCTCAAGGAGGTGCGACTTTCATAACAGACTCGCCCCCAAAGAGACCGTTATCGAGGAGGGAAGGAGCGTTTGGCTGCGACaccatctgtttgtgtgtgtctgtgtgcatatgtctgtgtgtgtgtgtgtgtatatgtctgtgtgtatatgtctgtgtgtgtgtgtatgtctgtgtgtgtgtgtgtgtgtgtatgtgtgtgtgtgtgtatatgtctgtatgtgtgtgtatatgtatgtgtgtatatgtctgtgtgtgtgtgtatgtgtgtgtgtatatgtctgtatgtgtgtgtatatgtgtgtgtgtgtctgtgtgtatatgtctgtgtgtgtgtatgtgtgtgtgtatatgtctgtatgtgtgtatttgtgtgtgtgtatgtctgtgtgtgtgtgtatgtgtgtgtgtatatgtctgtatgtgtgtgtatatgtgtgtgtgtgtctgtgtgtatatgtctgtgtgtgtgtatgtgtgtgtgtatatgtctgtacgtgtgtatttgtgtgtgtgtatgtctgtgtgtgtcccggGACGCGTGTTGGTGATGGAGAGCCGTCAGAGCACCCGGGAGCTCCAGGAGTTTCCCTCGGGAGAGGCGTACCTGTGTGGCCCAGAGCTGCAGCAACGTGGCCCTCCTCTGGGTGTCCTCATCAGCCCCCGCCTGCTGAAGCTGCTGCCTGTAGCCGTGGAGCCAGGCGCTGGAGCCGGGAGCTGGAGCCTGGCCCTCTGGAGCCAGGCCTGCGGGGGCTAACAGCTCCCACAGTCTGCTGCGAAGGTCTTGGgctgtcctcttctcctctgtggcgggcaggcgggcacacacacacacagagacacacacagaaatacacacacacacacacacagagacacacacagaaatacacacacacacacacacagagacacacacagaaatacacacacacacacagagacacacacagaaatacacacacacacacacacacacagagacacacacagaaatacacacacacacacacggcaggtaAGCCAGGCGTTACCAAAGACATGTCAATAGGTCCAACAGATTACTTCACACATTTCATGAGGTGActcaagaaaaagaaaacaatattgAAGTGGTAAAAATAGCTACAGCGCTGCTATTATGGTAGAAGAGGTATGACAGAAACATAATATATCCAGGGAGTGActtcagagagacacacaaagatTAAGAGCTCGACTGTGAGCCGGGTGGGGCTGTCAGTATCAGAAACAggatctgttctgtgtgtgtgtgcattcatgtggGAGTGAGTTGGTAGAACTATGTGATGGGGAGAGACACGAGAGATGAGTGCTGAGAGATGCTGTAatgagaggcacacacacagatctcagTTAGGTagtaggtgtgggggggggaatctCAGTTAGGTagtaggtgtgtgggggggtaataaatgggagtcaggtggctgagcggttagggaatcgggctattactcagagggttgccggttcgattccaggccatgcaaatggcgttgtgtccttgggcaaggcacttcaccctacttgtctcagggggaatgtccctgtactttatgtaagtcgctctggataagagcgtctgctaaatgacgaaatgtaaatgattaaaaatgtattattaggAAGGACTTTTTTTATTGAGTTTTCAGTATATCAGATAAACTATTTTATCTTGTAGATTTTGCTTCAGAGTGAccaaatgactgtgtgtgtgtgtgttacctggtttAAGGGTGTTCCTGGCCATTTTAGTCAGGAGTCGGTCAAAGTTGCGGAACTCCTTGTAGACTCTGGAAGGGTCAACGCTGTTGTTGTTCAGCTCCCCGCCAAACAGAGTTAGATAACCTGCCCTGTGGGGACACAGAAAGAAAatgaagaatgagagagagacagagagagagacagagagaggcgtaaaagactaagagagtgtgtgggcggagggagggagacgaaaATGTCAAGTTAAAATGTGTTTGGCTACGCGTGGGAGGAACATGCATTACTTAATACCCCCAGAACATTTGACAGTTGGTGGCTTTTGAACATGAACAATGGCAGATAAGCATCTCTCCTGGCGCCCCTGTTCAGGTCAACAGCAGAGCATCCGGTGGCCCACCCAGGGAACAGTCTCTTAACCAAGAACTTCAACAGGTCACTCTAAACTTTATCTTACACAGtagatctctctcctcctttcctgtctcctttcttttcctccttgactcctcctctcctcccgtgaGGAACAATGATTCACTCCATACCACCAGCTCTGTGTCAGATGTCTGTGGTGATTTGAGGTCTTTTGAAGGGTGACGCAGAGAAAAGTCTTGATTCagtcttgtgtgtgcgtgacgaCTGGCACCACCTGGCCCGATTCATTGTGCGTTAATCCGTGTCACCCTGCATTCttcccttgtgtgtgtttacaaacaCAGGCTCGTGGTGAAGGGCCGGGGCATAAACTGTTTATTCTGGCCGTCATGAGTAACAAGCCGGTCGGTGacgagagaggtaaagagggagacacggagggagggagggaggcagttaTTTTCCATACCTGAAGAGAAGGCTGTAAGAGAAGTTAAACAGCCCGTCAGTTTTCCAGTCGGTCGGCTTAGGAGGTGTGTCCGCTaacagcagggcctgcaggtgtCTCTGCATGGTGCCGTTCAGCAGGGTCAGGCTCTTTCCTCGGAAGTGCCTGGAGACACAGAGGCCAAGGGTCACCAGCAAGATTGTGTGAGTCACTAAGTTCCAATCTGTCCAtctcgcccccccgccccctgtggATGTTGACGGGAGTATGTCAACTCAaaaaggagtgagaggagggactGTGAGTGGTTAAACTCAGCGCCAGCTTGGACAGtggctatcttgagaaaatcagATTCTTTTTTCACTTGGAATGACATAACAAACACATTTTCCCTGGTTTTGTGCAGTTtctttcctccctgtctccacgcAGTAAGATGGACATCAATACGTACTGGCCCATCATGGCTCTGTCCTTGGCAGGGTTGTAGTGGGGCAGTCTCAGGCTGAAGATCCGCTCCATGAGGACCTGGGCGTAGCGGGAGAAGTCCAGACACTTGGTATCCTGAAGCACCTCGTCGTAAGAGTGAGGGTCCAGCAGCACTGTCACGTACTGGCCAGCGACACGCACCTAGggaacacacaaatgcacacacacacacttagagagAAGCGGTACATCGCCATAGGAATGTCCAGATGCTGATCTTCTGTGTATTTCCAGGGCTATGACACCAACATTCcttccacttctctctcacCGTGAATATGTCCCCATGTTTCATCTTCATACGGGTCAGGAACTTTGCAGCGTCTTTCCCAAACTCCAGAGCGTGTCCCAGCCAGGGGATCACACCTTTGTCTAAAGGGGGCTCCCTGCTCAACCTGCAGGGAGAAgatttattaaatcattttggGGTCAAtcgtgggggtcagatggctgagcggttagggagtcgggctagaaATCaggaggttgttggttcgattcccggccatgcaaaattacgttgtgtccttgggcaaggcacttcaccctacttgctttggggggaatgtccctgtacttactgtaagtcgctctggataagagcgtctgctaaatgactaaatgtaaatgtcaatcgACAGCCAGACCGGTactaaacacacagaaacagaacgAAAACCATAAAAAATAATCAATTTAAAATGACCTAGTAGaagtttaaatgtgcctgacACAATGGACTGAATCAATATTTGATTGCTCTTATCAGCACACAGGCAAGTCTAAAGAAAGCTGTGTATGAATGCTTCATAGCGATTTATAGTTATTTGTCTTGGTAATATCCTTACTTGACCACAGTATTTACAAAACCGCCAAACATGAAGACACGTCTGTGTATCTTAGAACTGTGAAGTGGATTAACCATAAATACCTGAACAAGCAGTTTACCTTTTGTAAGTGGTCTTCAAATACCTGTGTGGGTACTAAAACCACATTCCACATACAGGTGGAGGACTAAGGGCTCCCTACAAATTTAATTACGTGTTTAGGAATAGCCTCTCATTGGTAGTTTACATTTGCTGGAAATGTTTTAGTGGAAACTCTCGTCTAAAAGCTACtgctgttcctaaaggtttgtCTCTCGATATGAATGTCAGGATTATCCTTCACAGACGGTAGGGTGACTTTGAGAGCTGTCTATATCCTCAGTTTGACAGCACAACTATGTCTGCGATCGGCATAAAACATAAACACCCCAAATTAAGAATTAGGTCAACTATAATAAGAATTAAATTGAATGAATAACGCAAATGTAACTGCACCGTAATTATAGTATGTACATAGTATGTATATCTTGGATGACCTGAACATGGATTTGTTTAGATCATGTTTGATTGTGAGATCATGTACTTTGATAATTTGACAGCATTAGAATTTTAGACAATGAAATATAACAACGTTTAAGCCTCAAAAAAGGCTAAATTGAGACGACTTACCTCGAGCGTTTCGAAAGTACGAGGTAGACAAGCAAAGCCTGGATTAGGAAAATAATTGTCCAAATCATATCGCGTGTTTCTCTCGACGTCTCTGCACCTTGGAGGGGG containing:
- the LOC134028925 gene encoding prostacyclin synthase-like isoform X2 yields the protein MIWTIIFLIQALLVYLVLSKRSRLSREPPLDKGVIPWLGHALEFGKDAAKFLTRMKMKHGDIFTVRVAGQYVTVLLDPHSYDEVLQDTKCLDFSRYAQVLMERIFSLRLPHYNPAKDRAMMGQHFRGKSLTLLNGTMQRHLQALLLADTPPKPTDWKTDGLFNFSYSLLFRAGYLTLFGGELNNNSVDPSRVYKEFRNFDRLLTKMARNTLKPEEKRTAQDLRSRLWELLAPAGLAPEGQAPAPGSSAWLHGYRQQLQQAGADEDTQRRATLLQLWATQGNVGPAAFWLLGFLLSHPEALGAVRRELESLAPLRQSTAQQPPLVDRLQNTPVFDSALEEALRLTAAPFITREVLQGKALRMADGQEFQIRRGDRVMLFPLISPQMDPEVHQEPQKYKYDRFLNADGSEKTDFSKGGRPLKYYSMPWGAGANGCVGKRFAISAIRQFTYLVLAHYDLELCDPEAQLPKADAGRNGFGMLQPDGDVPIRYRLKTFS
- the LOC134028925 gene encoding prostacyclin synthase-like isoform X1 — translated: MIWTIIFLIQALLVYLVLSKRSRLSREPPLDKGVIPWLGHALEFGKDAAKFLTRMKMKHGDIFTVRVAGQYVTVLLDPHSYDEVLQDTKCLDFSRYAQVLMERIFSLRLPHYNPAKDRAMMGQHFRGKSLTLLNGTMQRHLQALLLADTPPKPTDWKTDGLFNFSYSLLFRAGYLTLFGGELNNNSVDPSRVYKEFRNFDRLLTKMARNTLKPEEKRTAQDLRSRLWELLAPAGLAPEGQAPAPGSSAWLHGYRQQLQQAGADEDTQRRATLLQLWATQGNVGPAAFWLLGFLLSHPEALGAVRRELESLAPLRQSTAQQPPLVDRLQNTPVFDSALEEALRLTAAPFITREVLQGKALRMADGQEFQIRRGDRVMLFPLISPQMDPEVHQEPQKYKYDRFLNADGSEKTDFSKGGRPLKYYSMPWGAGANGCVGKRFAISAIRQCVRPPFTYLVLAHYDLELCDPEAQLPKADAGRNGFGMLQPDGDVPIRYRLKTFS